Proteins encoded within one genomic window of Eurosta solidaginis isolate ZX-2024a chromosome 1, ASM4086904v1, whole genome shotgun sequence:
- the SecS gene encoding O-phosphoseryl-tRNA(Sec) selenium transferase isoform X1, with protein MDLKNINISKSLIPENYLRLAIEAQKFKETEFRELIEKRKLPKNGWSDSHIEELVRQLSALDSNNLPKKVGVGEREARIACSLVARRHYNFGHGVGRSGDLLEAQPKAAGSTLMVNLTNYLLLDLIHEMGVRSCRCCFLAPLATGMSIMLCFLTLHQQRPQAKYVLWSRIDQKSCFKSIITAGLIPVIIEPQLNDNGSMSTNLEAFAQKVTDIGTENILCLCTTTSCFAPRQCDDIVEVSKLAAQHSLPHLVNNAYGLHSAYLTHQLEQAQRLGRLDLFVQSTDKNLLVPVGGAIIAGFDEQLVRSVAKAYPGRASSTQTLDVFMTLLSLGRMGYMRLVKERKENFEYLLARLHGFAKIHSEQVIESKCNPISLALSLKQFRNAGFEEITKFGSMLYTRGVSGARVVAVGDDRKIEGYEFLNWGTHHSRTEYAYLTIAAGLGITKVEIDNFFVKLHECWEAFLKRLKK; from the exons ATGGatttaaaaaacataaatatcAGCAAAAGCTTAATACCAGAAAACTATCTACGACTAGCAATAGAAGcacaaaaatttaaagaaactGAGTTCAGAGAGCTGATTGAAAAG CGCAAATTACCAAAAAATGGTTGGTCAGATAGTCACATTGAAGAGCTGGTACGACAGCTTTCTGCGCTCGATAGTAACAATTTACCCAAGAAAGTAGGCGTGGGCGAGCGCGAAGCACGCATAGCATGCT CGCTTGTGGCACGGCGGCATTATAATTTTGGTCATGGCGTAGGACGTTCAGGTGATCTGTTAGAGGCACAACCGAAAGCAGCTGGGTCAACTTTAATGGTTAACCTAACAAACTACCTATTGTTGGATCTGATACATGAAATGGGTGTACGCAGTTGCCGTTGTTGCTTTTTAGCACCACTTGCTACAGGTATGTCAATAATGTTATGCTTTCTCACGCTGCATCAGCAGAGACCACAAGCTAAATATGTTTTATGGTCACGTATCGATCAGAAGTCATGCTTTAAAAGTATTATCACAGCAGGGCTCATTCCAGTAATTATTGAGCCACAACTCAACGATAATGGCTCAATGTCAACAAATTTAGAAGCATTTGCGCAAAAGGTCACAGATATTGGTACCGAAAATATACTCTGTTTATGTACAACAACGAGCTGCTTTGCGCCACGTCAATGTGATGATATCGTTGAAGTATCAAAGTTGGCGGCACAACATTCCCTACcgcatttagtaaataatgcttATGGCCTGCATAGTGCATATCTAACACATCAGTTAGAGCAAGCGCAACGTTTAGGTCGTCTCGATTTGTTTGTGCAAAGTACAGATAAAAATTTATTAGTACCTGTTGGTGGCGCGATAATTGCTGGTTTCGATGAACAGTTGGTGCGTAGTGTAGCTAAAGCCTATCCAGGACGTGCTTCATCTACGCAAACGCTTGATGTTTTTATGACATTGTTATCTTTGGGTCGCATGGGTTACATGCGATTAGTTAAAGAGCGtaaagaaaattttgaatatttactTGCGCGTTTGCATGGATTTGCTAAAATACATAGCGAGCAGGTGATTGAAAGCAAATGTAATCCCATTTCCTTGGCATTGAGTTTGAAACAGTTTCGAAATGCTGGTTTCGAAGAAATCACAAAATTTGGTTCAATGTTATATACACGTGGTGTTTCGGGTGCACGTGTGGTGGCTGTGGGTGATGATAGAAAAATTGAAGGATACGAGTTTTTGA ATTGGGGTACACATCATTCAAGGACTGAATATGCATATTTAACAATCGCCGCTGGCTTAGGTATCACAAAGGtagaaatcgataatttttttgttaaattacatGAATGTTGGGAGGCATTTTTGAAACGGTTGAAAAAGTAG
- the SecS gene encoding O-phosphoseryl-tRNA(Sec) selenium transferase isoform X3, which produces MDLKNINISKSLIPENYLRLAIEAQKFKETEFRELIEKRKLPKNGWSDSHIEELVRQLSALDSNNLPKKVGVGEREARIACSLVARRHYNFGHGVGRSGDLLEAQPKAAGSTLMVNLTNYLLLDLIHEMGVRSCRCCFLAPLATGLIPVIIEPQLNDNGSMSTNLEAFAQKVTDIGTENILCLCTTTSCFAPRQCDDIVEVSKLAAQHSLPHLVNNAYGLHSAYLTHQLEQAQRLGRLDLFVQSTDKNLLVPVGGAIIAGFDEQLVRSVAKAYPGRASSTQTLDVFMTLLSLGRMGYMRLVKERKENFEYLLARLHGFAKIHSEQVIESKCNPISLALSLKQFRNAGFEEITKFGSMLYTRGVSGARVVAVGDDRKIEGYEFLNWGTHHSRTEYAYLTIAAGLGITKVEIDNFFVKLHECWEAFLKRLKK; this is translated from the exons ATGGatttaaaaaacataaatatcAGCAAAAGCTTAATACCAGAAAACTATCTACGACTAGCAATAGAAGcacaaaaatttaaagaaactGAGTTCAGAGAGCTGATTGAAAAG CGCAAATTACCAAAAAATGGTTGGTCAGATAGTCACATTGAAGAGCTGGTACGACAGCTTTCTGCGCTCGATAGTAACAATTTACCCAAGAAAGTAGGCGTGGGCGAGCGCGAAGCACGCATAGCATGCT CGCTTGTGGCACGGCGGCATTATAATTTTGGTCATGGCGTAGGACGTTCAGGTGATCTGTTAGAGGCACAACCGAAAGCAGCTGGGTCAACTTTAATGGTTAACCTAACAAACTACCTATTGTTGGATCTGATACATGAAATGGGTGTACGCAGTTGCCGTTGTTGCTTTTTAGCACCACTTGCTACAG GGCTCATTCCAGTAATTATTGAGCCACAACTCAACGATAATGGCTCAATGTCAACAAATTTAGAAGCATTTGCGCAAAAGGTCACAGATATTGGTACCGAAAATATACTCTGTTTATGTACAACAACGAGCTGCTTTGCGCCACGTCAATGTGATGATATCGTTGAAGTATCAAAGTTGGCGGCACAACATTCCCTACcgcatttagtaaataatgcttATGGCCTGCATAGTGCATATCTAACACATCAGTTAGAGCAAGCGCAACGTTTAGGTCGTCTCGATTTGTTTGTGCAAAGTACAGATAAAAATTTATTAGTACCTGTTGGTGGCGCGATAATTGCTGGTTTCGATGAACAGTTGGTGCGTAGTGTAGCTAAAGCCTATCCAGGACGTGCTTCATCTACGCAAACGCTTGATGTTTTTATGACATTGTTATCTTTGGGTCGCATGGGTTACATGCGATTAGTTAAAGAGCGtaaagaaaattttgaatatttactTGCGCGTTTGCATGGATTTGCTAAAATACATAGCGAGCAGGTGATTGAAAGCAAATGTAATCCCATTTCCTTGGCATTGAGTTTGAAACAGTTTCGAAATGCTGGTTTCGAAGAAATCACAAAATTTGGTTCAATGTTATATACACGTGGTGTTTCGGGTGCACGTGTGGTGGCTGTGGGTGATGATAGAAAAATTGAAGGATACGAGTTTTTGA ATTGGGGTACACATCATTCAAGGACTGAATATGCATATTTAACAATCGCCGCTGGCTTAGGTATCACAAAGGtagaaatcgataatttttttgttaaattacatGAATGTTGGGAGGCATTTTTGAAACGGTTGAAAAAGTAG
- the SecS gene encoding O-phosphoseryl-tRNA(Sec) selenium transferase isoform X2, which produces MDLKNINISKSLIPENYLRLAIEAQKFKETEFRELIEKRKLPKNGWSDSHIEELVRQLSALDSNNLPKKVGVGEREARIACSLVARRHYNFGHGVGRSGDLLEAQPKAAGSTLMVNLTNYLLLDLIHEMGVRSCRCCFLAPLATAGLIPVIIEPQLNDNGSMSTNLEAFAQKVTDIGTENILCLCTTTSCFAPRQCDDIVEVSKLAAQHSLPHLVNNAYGLHSAYLTHQLEQAQRLGRLDLFVQSTDKNLLVPVGGAIIAGFDEQLVRSVAKAYPGRASSTQTLDVFMTLLSLGRMGYMRLVKERKENFEYLLARLHGFAKIHSEQVIESKCNPISLALSLKQFRNAGFEEITKFGSMLYTRGVSGARVVAVGDDRKIEGYEFLNWGTHHSRTEYAYLTIAAGLGITKVEIDNFFVKLHECWEAFLKRLKK; this is translated from the exons ATGGatttaaaaaacataaatatcAGCAAAAGCTTAATACCAGAAAACTATCTACGACTAGCAATAGAAGcacaaaaatttaaagaaactGAGTTCAGAGAGCTGATTGAAAAG CGCAAATTACCAAAAAATGGTTGGTCAGATAGTCACATTGAAGAGCTGGTACGACAGCTTTCTGCGCTCGATAGTAACAATTTACCCAAGAAAGTAGGCGTGGGCGAGCGCGAAGCACGCATAGCATGCT CGCTTGTGGCACGGCGGCATTATAATTTTGGTCATGGCGTAGGACGTTCAGGTGATCTGTTAGAGGCACAACCGAAAGCAGCTGGGTCAACTTTAATGGTTAACCTAACAAACTACCTATTGTTGGATCTGATACATGAAATGGGTGTACGCAGTTGCCGTTGTTGCTTTTTAGCACCACTTGCTACAG CAGGGCTCATTCCAGTAATTATTGAGCCACAACTCAACGATAATGGCTCAATGTCAACAAATTTAGAAGCATTTGCGCAAAAGGTCACAGATATTGGTACCGAAAATATACTCTGTTTATGTACAACAACGAGCTGCTTTGCGCCACGTCAATGTGATGATATCGTTGAAGTATCAAAGTTGGCGGCACAACATTCCCTACcgcatttagtaaataatgcttATGGCCTGCATAGTGCATATCTAACACATCAGTTAGAGCAAGCGCAACGTTTAGGTCGTCTCGATTTGTTTGTGCAAAGTACAGATAAAAATTTATTAGTACCTGTTGGTGGCGCGATAATTGCTGGTTTCGATGAACAGTTGGTGCGTAGTGTAGCTAAAGCCTATCCAGGACGTGCTTCATCTACGCAAACGCTTGATGTTTTTATGACATTGTTATCTTTGGGTCGCATGGGTTACATGCGATTAGTTAAAGAGCGtaaagaaaattttgaatatttactTGCGCGTTTGCATGGATTTGCTAAAATACATAGCGAGCAGGTGATTGAAAGCAAATGTAATCCCATTTCCTTGGCATTGAGTTTGAAACAGTTTCGAAATGCTGGTTTCGAAGAAATCACAAAATTTGGTTCAATGTTATATACACGTGGTGTTTCGGGTGCACGTGTGGTGGCTGTGGGTGATGATAGAAAAATTGAAGGATACGAGTTTTTGA ATTGGGGTACACATCATTCAAGGACTGAATATGCATATTTAACAATCGCCGCTGGCTTAGGTATCACAAAGGtagaaatcgataatttttttgttaaattacatGAATGTTGGGAGGCATTTTTGAAACGGTTGAAAAAGTAG